A single region of the Plantactinospora soyae genome encodes:
- a CDS encoding aminoglycoside phosphotransferase family protein, whose protein sequence is MASTSADGRAGIDTALVRRLLAAQFPQWSALPVTPVEVDGWDNRTYRLGEKMTVRLPTAAGYVPAIAKENEWLPRLAPALPVAVPPVLAMGAPDAGYPFPWSVRGWLPGQRADRGRIDDMPGFAVSVAGFLRALQRCDTAGGPPAGEHSFYRGASPAHYDQETRRCLAALAGRVDTARAAAVWDAALAAEWRGEAVWFHGDVASGNLLVRDGELAAVIDFGTSGVGDPACDLVIAWTMFSGDSRDAFRRAVGQDEGTWARARGWAVWKELLVLSGRIDTDPEQAAVNQRVIGEILADHDRFGQATVTA, encoded by the coding sequence ATGGCATCGACTTCCGCGGACGGCCGTGCCGGCATCGACACCGCCCTGGTACGCCGGCTGCTCGCCGCGCAGTTCCCACAGTGGAGCGCCCTGCCGGTGACGCCGGTGGAGGTCGACGGTTGGGACAACCGGACGTACCGGCTGGGCGAGAAGATGACCGTACGGCTGCCCACCGCCGCCGGCTACGTCCCCGCGATAGCCAAGGAGAACGAGTGGCTGCCCCGACTCGCGCCGGCGCTGCCGGTCGCGGTGCCGCCGGTCCTGGCCATGGGCGCGCCGGACGCCGGGTACCCCTTCCCGTGGTCGGTGCGCGGCTGGTTGCCCGGCCAGCGGGCTGATCGGGGGCGCATCGACGACATGCCTGGGTTCGCGGTCTCGGTGGCCGGGTTTCTCCGTGCCCTCCAACGCTGCGACACCGCCGGTGGCCCGCCGGCCGGCGAGCACAGTTTCTACCGGGGAGCCTCGCCCGCCCACTACGACCAGGAGACTCGACGCTGCCTTGCCGCGCTGGCCGGCCGGGTCGACACCGCCCGCGCCGCCGCCGTCTGGGACGCCGCCCTGGCCGCCGAGTGGCGGGGCGAGGCCGTGTGGTTCCACGGCGACGTCGCCTCGGGGAACCTTCTGGTCCGGGACGGCGAGCTGGCGGCGGTCATCGATTTCGGCACCTCGGGCGTCGGGGATCCGGCGTGCGATCTCGTGATCGCGTGGACGATGTTCTCCGGCGACAGCCGGGACGCCTTCCGACGGGCGGTCGGCCAGGACGAGGGCACCTGGGCCCGAGCCCGAGGCTGGGCCGTGTGGAAGGAACTCCTGGTCCTGTCCGGCCGCATCGACACCGATCCGGAGCAGGCCGCCGTCAACCAGCGCGTGATCGGCGAGATCCTCGCCGACCACGACCGCTTCGGCCAGGCCACCGTTACGGCCTAG
- a CDS encoding CPBP family intramembrane glutamic endopeptidase, whose protein sequence is MTIATPASRQSGLALFFAVTFAWTGVFWFTAIALGGSTTSFPTAIFFLLGGFGPTIGAIVVRARRARLRQPVPARTVRLRLGMRLFWVLPLLAMASATVLAGALLAYLLGGPELSLTSGQSLIATVGGPVPFFISMLIGGPLAEEPGWRGTAYPRLRASMSRLQVGLLMGAAWAVWHLPLFFIPGTIHAEFGLISWNGLLFSVNVIPMALLIGYAYERAGVLAAIAVHFGVNTTIALLGVKSPMTLAFIVAVQVIVALTLLASYRDRRPELPVQVDADPYRVDANPYPVGPAGQVDPDATYRMGRTHG, encoded by the coding sequence GTGACTATCGCAACCCCCGCCAGCCGGCAAAGTGGTCTTGCCCTCTTCTTCGCTGTCACGTTCGCGTGGACCGGAGTCTTCTGGTTCACCGCGATCGCACTCGGCGGATCGACGACGAGTTTCCCCACCGCCATCTTCTTCCTGCTCGGTGGCTTCGGCCCGACGATCGGAGCGATCGTGGTCCGGGCACGCCGCGCCCGGCTCCGCCAACCCGTACCTGCCCGTACGGTGAGACTCCGGCTGGGCATGCGACTGTTCTGGGTACTGCCCCTGCTGGCGATGGCGTCGGCGACCGTGCTGGCGGGCGCGCTGCTCGCGTACCTCCTGGGTGGTCCGGAGCTGAGTCTCACGTCGGGGCAGAGTCTGATCGCGACTGTCGGCGGACCTGTGCCGTTCTTCATCAGCATGCTGATCGGTGGTCCGCTGGCCGAGGAGCCCGGTTGGCGTGGCACGGCGTACCCACGACTGCGGGCGTCGATGAGCCGCCTCCAGGTCGGCCTGCTGATGGGTGCCGCCTGGGCGGTGTGGCACCTGCCGCTGTTCTTCATCCCCGGAACGATTCACGCCGAGTTCGGTCTGATCAGCTGGAACGGGCTGCTGTTCTCGGTCAACGTCATCCCGATGGCACTGCTCATCGGGTACGCCTACGAGCGGGCCGGGGTGCTGGCGGCGATCGCGGTCCACTTCGGCGTCAACACGACGATCGCGCTGTTGGGCGTCAAGTCGCCCATGACGCTGGCATTCATCGTGGCGGTGCAGGTCATCGTCGCGCTCACGCTGCTCGCGTCGTACCGCGATCGCCGGCCGGAGTTGCCGGTTCAGGTGGACGCCGACCCGTACCGGGTGGACGCCAATCCGTACCCGGTCGGCCCCGCCGGCCAGGTCGACCCCGACGCGACGTACCGGATGGGTCGAACCCACGGTTGA
- a CDS encoding alpha/beta hydrolase — translation MQDVDMSVIADDRLPLVGTLTLPAGPGPHPAVLLLHASGRLDRDANTGPRLRMELGPPLAAALARVGIATLRYDRRGVGATAGDWLATGFAENRHDAAAALRALAGRPEIRADAIGVVGHSEGALHAISLGTHPGIGAVVLLAGFARLGEDALRWQARMIARDLPAPVRPLLPLLRTLAARQLARIKRSSTDVVRVAGMRMNARWMREMLHHDPRPELAKIQVPVLAITGDKDIQVDPADLDEISRLVPGAVEVHRIPDLTHVLRRDPGRPSVRSYPRLLRQPVDADLLAQVAGWLAQRLQDRPQEIRAAHADGTPRTERATP, via the coding sequence ATGCAGGATGTCGACATGTCGGTCATCGCGGATGACCGACTGCCCCTGGTCGGCACGTTGACCCTGCCCGCGGGCCCCGGGCCGCACCCGGCGGTCCTGCTGTTGCACGCGTCGGGGCGGCTGGACCGCGACGCCAACACCGGCCCTCGGCTCCGGATGGAACTCGGACCGCCGCTGGCCGCCGCGCTGGCGAGGGTGGGAATCGCCACGCTGCGCTATGACCGGCGCGGCGTGGGCGCCACGGCCGGCGACTGGCTCGCGACCGGATTCGCCGAGAACCGGCACGATGCCGCCGCCGCGCTACGCGCCCTGGCCGGGCGACCCGAGATCCGGGCCGACGCCATCGGCGTCGTCGGGCACAGCGAGGGTGCCCTGCACGCCATCTCCCTCGGCACGCACCCGGGGATCGGCGCGGTGGTGCTGCTGGCCGGGTTCGCCCGGCTGGGCGAGGACGCCCTGCGCTGGCAGGCCCGGATGATCGCCCGTGATCTTCCTGCGCCGGTACGGCCGCTGCTGCCACTCCTGCGTACCCTGGCCGCCCGGCAACTGGCTCGGATCAAGAGGAGCAGCACGGACGTCGTACGGGTTGCCGGGATGCGGATGAACGCCCGCTGGATGCGGGAGATGCTCCACCACGACCCGCGCCCGGAACTGGCGAAAATCCAGGTCCCCGTCCTGGCGATCACCGGCGACAAGGACATCCAGGTCGATCCCGCGGACCTGGACGAGATCAGCAGGCTGGTGCCCGGCGCCGTCGAGGTCCACCGGATCCCCGACCTCACCCACGTGTTGCGCCGGGACCCCGGCCGTCCGTCGGTGCGCTCCTATCCCCGGCTGCTGCGCCAGCCGGTCGACGCCGACCTGCTCGCGCAGGTGGCCGGCTGGCTCGCCCAGCGACTCCAGGACAGGCCTCAGGAGATTCGCGCCGCGCACGCGGACGGAACTCCCCGGACGGAACGGGCAACCCCCTAG
- a CDS encoding helix-turn-helix domain-containing protein, with amino-acid sequence MATADLFLHPVRMRILQALFDADPLTTAQLRDRLPDIPAATMYRQIAVLADAGVLEVVDEKRVRGTVERSYRVRDEHAVIDPAARSAMTREDHQRAFTTFSASLMGDFHRYLAHEDADPTYDGVAYRQAAVWLTREEFAAMVEEIEHAVVSRIGGTRDGDRIRHVVSLVVVPDNPAPKPAPGAS; translated from the coding sequence ATGGCAACCGCAGACCTTTTCCTCCACCCCGTACGGATGCGCATCCTGCAAGCGCTGTTCGACGCCGACCCGCTGACCACCGCACAGCTGCGCGATCGCCTGCCCGACATCCCGGCCGCGACGATGTACCGGCAGATCGCCGTCCTGGCCGACGCGGGCGTACTGGAGGTGGTGGACGAGAAACGGGTACGCGGCACGGTGGAACGCAGCTACCGGGTACGCGACGAGCACGCGGTGATCGACCCCGCCGCACGATCGGCGATGACCCGGGAGGACCACCAGCGGGCGTTCACCACCTTCTCGGCATCGCTGATGGGTGACTTCCACCGCTACCTCGCCCATGAGGACGCCGATCCGACCTACGACGGGGTGGCCTACCGACAGGCCGCGGTATGGCTGACCAGGGAGGAGTTCGCCGCGATGGTCGAGGAGATCGAGCACGCGGTCGTCTCACGGATCGGCGGCACCCGGGACGGCGACCGGATACGTCACGTCGTCAGCCTCGTCGTCGTACCGGACAACCCCGCGCCGAAGCCGGCGCCCGGCGCCAGCTGA
- a CDS encoding phosphotransferase, which yields MRREFADRERLAGVVRAGLGPVRRIDAVDRLRGGTKKGVYRLTLDDRSTVVVYVWSAEENFWPAGRETDGDPLDDPFSDASGSELFEAASDTLSAIGVRTPTVLFLDRSRNLYPADVALVEDVRGANLERRLAADPAAMAGTVARLGEALTAMRQHRTSRIGKVAAVARAVDSAPEHRSSVRLVLDGALADLAEAAGRDERIARDRVRLTELLHQLADVIAPRTTYGLIHGELGPDHVLVDGDGAPVLIDIEGLMFFDVEWEHVFLWMRFGEHYRLLRPADELDERRLRFYRLARHLSLVAGPLRLLDGDFSDRAFMLQIAAHHTECALSFTP from the coding sequence ATGCGGCGGGAGTTCGCCGACCGGGAGCGGCTGGCCGGGGTGGTCCGGGCCGGCCTCGGACCCGTACGCCGGATCGACGCGGTGGACCGGCTGCGCGGCGGTACGAAGAAGGGCGTCTACCGACTGACCCTGGACGATCGGTCCACAGTGGTCGTCTACGTCTGGAGCGCCGAGGAGAACTTCTGGCCGGCGGGACGCGAGACCGACGGCGACCCGCTCGACGACCCGTTCTCGGACGCCTCCGGCAGCGAGTTGTTCGAGGCGGCGAGCGACACGTTGTCCGCGATCGGAGTCCGTACGCCGACGGTCCTGTTCCTCGATCGGAGCCGGAACCTGTATCCGGCGGACGTGGCGTTGGTCGAGGACGTTCGGGGCGCGAACCTGGAGCGGCGACTCGCGGCCGACCCGGCGGCGATGGCCGGCACCGTCGCCCGGCTCGGCGAGGCCCTGACGGCGATGCGTCAGCACCGGACGTCGCGGATAGGCAAGGTCGCGGCCGTCGCCAGGGCGGTCGATTCGGCGCCCGAGCACCGGTCGTCGGTGCGGTTGGTGCTGGACGGGGCGCTCGCCGACCTCGCCGAGGCCGCCGGCCGGGACGAGCGGATCGCCCGGGACCGGGTACGGCTGACCGAACTGCTCCACCAGTTGGCCGACGTGATCGCACCCCGGACGACGTACGGGCTGATCCACGGCGAGCTCGGGCCGGATCACGTGCTGGTGGACGGCGACGGTGCTCCGGTGCTGATCGACATCGAGGGGCTGATGTTCTTCGACGTCGAGTGGGAGCACGTCTTCCTGTGGATGCGCTTCGGCGAGCACTACCGCCTGCTGCGGCCCGCCGACGAACTCGACGAGCGGCGACTGCGCTTCTACCGACTCGCCCGGCACCTGTCGTTGGTCGCGGGACCGCTGCGGCTGCTCGACGGCGACTTCTCCGACCGGGCCTTCATGCTGCAGATCGCGGCGCATCACACCGAGTGCGCGCTGTCGTTCACCCCGTGA
- a CDS encoding SigE family RNA polymerase sigma factor gives MGRTSEREFTAFVHERGDVLLRVAQALAGDRYSAEDLLQNALAKAYARWPRIRGDAEPYVRQILYHDQVSAWRRRGRRPEVPHAEVPEPPAADTQHDHETAVRILLRDALLMLPPRQRAVLVLRYLEDQSVEQTATALGCRPGTVASQASRALTKLRQLVPEFAEMTDREEAIR, from the coding sequence GTGGGCCGGACGTCCGAGCGGGAGTTCACCGCTTTTGTCCATGAGCGTGGCGATGTGCTGCTGCGTGTCGCCCAGGCGCTCGCCGGTGACCGGTACTCCGCCGAGGACCTGCTTCAGAACGCCCTGGCCAAGGCGTACGCCCGATGGCCACGGATCCGGGGCGACGCCGAGCCGTACGTCCGGCAGATCCTCTACCACGACCAGGTCTCGGCCTGGCGCCGTCGCGGTCGGCGCCCGGAGGTGCCGCACGCCGAGGTGCCGGAGCCACCGGCCGCCGACACCCAGCACGACCACGAGACGGCGGTACGGATTCTGCTCCGGGACGCGCTGCTGATGCTGCCACCCCGGCAACGGGCCGTACTGGTGCTCCGATATCTGGAGGACCAGTCGGTCGAGCAGACCGCCACCGCACTGGGCTGCCGACCGGGCACCGTCGCCAGCCAGGCGTCCCGGGCGCTGACCAAACTGCGGCAGTTGGTGCCGGAGTTCGCCGAGATGACGGACCGAGAGGAGGCGATCCGATGA
- a CDS encoding TolB-like translocation protein codes for MSGDNAERLLRGAVRDLAGDPHQTPDLATVAVSRGRRIRRRRQVGTVAAAFVAVAAIAAPYVLLRPDPGPPGYPIAGQPATSATAASATTGTAGPAPTAAPEPTIWRDWESSPVKVPGGWIVTGATTTGTPVSNWAYDRTRGRYVDTSQDYSSVWTAPQGRLAAVRKTSRPGETGLLDIPTGKVRWIRTTSEILTPQWSPDGTRLLMTLMEGGTGDFSFGVLTVANSSFRRHAVRPDRFECTDLCRFTWVPSGKEVALPMTDPAAPRSESAPHLRRGLQLFSAADGTPTRLLPVRGNVSGPSAWSPDGRLMVVAGQETTQLVSVDKGTVMHEMPSADVTWIDEKRLLYLDRKLNPGSSIDVAAVLVDLKGTEIARTVLPAELAGTDVLIARR; via the coding sequence ATGAGTGGGGACAACGCGGAGCGACTGCTGCGTGGGGCCGTACGCGATCTGGCGGGTGACCCGCACCAGACGCCGGACCTGGCCACCGTCGCGGTGAGCCGTGGTCGGCGGATCCGGCGACGCCGTCAGGTGGGTACGGTCGCCGCCGCGTTCGTCGCCGTCGCGGCCATCGCCGCGCCGTACGTGCTGCTGCGGCCGGACCCGGGGCCGCCGGGCTATCCGATCGCCGGACAGCCGGCCACCTCCGCCACGGCCGCCTCCGCCACGACCGGCACCGCCGGACCGGCGCCGACCGCGGCCCCGGAGCCCACCATCTGGCGGGACTGGGAGAGCAGCCCGGTGAAGGTGCCCGGTGGGTGGATCGTGACCGGTGCGACCACCACCGGTACCCCGGTCAGCAACTGGGCGTACGACCGCACCCGTGGCCGCTACGTCGACACCTCGCAGGACTACTCCTCGGTCTGGACGGCGCCACAGGGCAGGCTGGCGGCCGTACGCAAGACCAGCCGGCCCGGCGAGACCGGCCTGCTCGACATCCCCACCGGCAAGGTCAGGTGGATCCGGACCACCTCCGAGATTCTCACTCCACAGTGGTCGCCGGACGGAACCCGACTGTTGATGACCCTGATGGAAGGGGGCACCGGAGATTTCTCCTTCGGCGTGCTGACCGTCGCGAACAGCTCCTTCCGCCGGCACGCGGTACGGCCCGACAGGTTCGAGTGCACGGACCTGTGCCGCTTCACCTGGGTACCGAGCGGCAAGGAGGTGGCGTTGCCGATGACGGACCCCGCCGCGCCCCGCTCGGAGTCGGCACCGCACCTGCGGCGCGGGTTGCAGCTCTTCTCCGCCGCCGATGGCACGCCCACCCGGCTCCTACCGGTCCGGGGCAACGTCTCCGGTCCGTCGGCGTGGTCCCCGGACGGTCGGCTGATGGTGGTCGCGGGGCAGGAGACGACGCAGCTCGTTTCGGTCGACAAGGGGACGGTGATGCACGAGATGCCGTCGGCCGACGTCACCTGGATCGACGAAAAGCGGCTGCTCTACCTGGACCGGAAACTCAACCCCGGCAGCTCGATCGACGTCGCGGCGGTGCTCGTCGACCTGAAGGGCACCGAGATCGCGCGGACCGTACTACCGGCGGAACTCGCCGGGACCGACGTCCTGATCGCGCGACGGTGA